GCCGGGCAATGTCCGGGAGCTCGAGCACGTCGTCGAGCGCGCGGTGATCCTCGCCCGCGGCTCGCTCGTCGAGGCCGGCGACCTTCCCGAGCATGTCGTCGGCGTCTCCGGGCGCCCCGACTGGGTGAAGACGATCCCGATTGGCATCCCGCTCGCGGAGATCGAGCAGCGGGTCCTGGAAGAGACGCTCCAGCACACGAAGGGGAACAAGACTCTGGCGGCGAAGCTCCTCGGCATCGACCCTTCAACGGTGTACCGCCGGCTCAAGCAGGGCGAGAGCGAAGAAGCCCCGACGGCGGAGGCGGGGTCGGCAAGCGAGCCGGCTGAGGGCGACCGGTAGGGAACCCGGAGGGGGGCTACGCCCCCCTTCCGGACCTCCCCCCAGGATGGGTTGCGCCGGCCGGGTACCCACTCCGCAGGAGTGGGTGGGCGCTCGAACGCGCTTACTCGGACAGGGTGCTAGCCGGCGCGCCGCCCGCTCACGATCAGCGACCCGCAACCTGACCTGACGCTACGTGTCTCAAGGCCTGGGGTTCCTCCGGCTTGTGGCCCCCTACGGCTGGTAGTTTTTTCTTTCCGCCTAGCCGCTCCGTGTGGTAAGAAAGGGGAAGCGCCCTCCCTGGGGGGGGTCGAGGATGCAGCTCACGACGATCATCCTGCACGGGTTCAAGTCGTTCGCGGAGAAGACCGAGCTCCAGGTCCTCCCGGGGATCACCGCCATCGTCGGGCCAAACGGGTGCGGCAAGAGCAATATCTCGGAGGCCGTTCGTTGGGCGCTGGGCGAGCAGAGCCCCAAGTCCCTCCGCGGGCACCGGATGGAGGACGTGATCTTCCACGGCTCGGCCTCTCGCAAGCCGCTCGGGCTGGCCGAGGTGAGGCTGGTCTTTAGCAACGACGGGGCGCTTTCCGTCCCGTGGGGCGAGGTCCAGGTCAGCCGCCGGCTCTACCGGACCGGCGAGAGCGAGTACCTGCTGAACAAGAACCTGTGCCGCCTTCGCGACGTCCTGGACCTCTTCGTCGGCACCGGCGTCAACCCCAAAGCCTACGCCCTCATGGACCAGGAGCGCCTCAACCACGTCCTCACCAGTCGGCCGCTCGAACGCCGCGTGCTGATCGAAGAAGCCGCGGGGATCAGCCGCTACAAGCAGCAGCGGGCCGAGACCCGTGGGAAGCTGGACGCGGCGCGCCAGAACCTCCTCCGCGTCAAGGACGTGATGGACGAGGTGAAGCGCCAGCTCAGCTCGCTGGAGCGCCAGGCCCGAAGGGCCCAGCAGTACAAGGCCATCCAGGCGGAGAAGCAGTCGCTCGCGATCGCCCTCGTCGCCGCCGAGCACGCCGGCCTCCGGGCGCGGGAGCGTGCGCTGGCCGAGCGAATGAGTCGGCTCCGCCGGGAGGAGGAGGCGGCCCGGACGAAACTTGCAGGGCTGGCCGCGCGCGAGGCGACCCAGCAGACCCGGATCCAGGAGTCCGAGCACCGGCTGGCCGACCTGAGGCAGGCAGTCCAGAAGATCCAAGGCGAGTTGGAGCGCCTCCTCGAGCGGCGGGAGCAGCTGGGCGTTCAGCTCCGTGAGCTTGCCGCCGAGGATCTCCGCCTGCAGGAGGAGGCGCGCTTGATTGCCGAGAGGGGAGCCGCCCTTTCAGCCGAGCTGGACGCTAAGGCCCGCCTCCTGGCCGAGACGCTGGACGAGCACCGGCGGCGCGCCGAGGAAGTCGAGGCGTGTGCGGCGCGGCTGGGAGCCCTCCAGCGCGACCTCCAGGCGGCCCGCGAGCAGATCGAGGCGCTCCGGCTGGAGCAGCTCAGGGTCGCCGGAGAGCGCTCAGAGATCACACGGGCCATCGGCGAACTCCGCGAGCGCGAGCACCAGCTCCTGCGGCGGCACGAGCGTCTGGTCGGGGAGCTGGCTCAATGCCGCGGCGAAGCGGGGGAGCTGGCCGAGCGCCGGGACAGGCTGGAGGCCGAGGCGGCGCGGGCGCGCGGCGCGCTCGCGGCGATCGCCGAGGAGCGGGGGCGGCTCGAATCCGCGCTGGCGGAGTGCGAGGCCCGTCGCGCCGAGGAGCACGCGATCCTGACCGATCTGCGCCTGGCGCTGGCGGCGCAGCAGTCGAGCCTGGACGCTCTGGAGCGGCTGGAGCGCGAGCGCGAGGGGTACGGGGAGGCCGTCCGTCTGGTCCTCTCAGGTGCCGGCGGCGCGTCGGTGCGGGGCGTCGTCGGCACGGTGGCCGATCTCCTGGACGTCCCGGGTGGGCTCGAGTCCGCGGTGGAGGCGCTCCTCGGCGAGCGCCTCACGTGGGTCGTCGTCGAACGCTTCGAGGACGCGAAGGGTGCGCTCGCCTTTCTGAACCAGCGCAAGGCGGGACCGGCCACGTTCCTTCCCCTGGAGACGCTGCCCGCCACCGACGGGCTCCCCGATCCACAGGACGGTCTCCGGTGGGCCGCCCGGCTCGTCGGATCGGCCCACCCCAAGCTGCTCCACTATCTCCTCGATCGAGTCGCCGTCGTGACGCATCTGGCAGAGGCCGAGGCCCTCTGGCGCCGGAACGGGAGCCCGGCCACCTACGTGACGCTCGCGGGGGAGGTGCTGTCCGCGACGGGACGGCTCACGGGTGGGCGAGGAGCGCGTGACGGCAGTGGCCTCGAGACGTCCCTCCTCGCGAGGAAGCGAGCGATCCGGGACGGGCGGGTGGCGCTCGATGGGCTCGAGCGCGAAGTCGGTCAGGCCCAGGCGCGGGCCGAGCGGGTGGAGGCCGAGCTCCAGAACCTGCGCAGCCGTCTGGCGGCCCTCCTTGAGTCCACGCATCGCGAGGAGGTTCGTTGCCTCGGCCTCGACCAGGACCTCGCGCGCGCAGCGACTGAGGGGGAGCGGCTCGCCCGCCACCTCGAAACGCTGTCGGCGGAGGAACGCCAGGTCCTGGCCGAGCTTCAGGAGACGCGCCGGGCGCGCGCGAACCTGGATGCGCAGGTGGAGGCGGCGAGGCGCAGAGAGGAAGCGCTGGCCCAGGCGTCGGCCGGGATCAGCCAGGCGATCGAGCGGCTCGAGGGTGACGAGCGGGCGCTCCTCGAAATGCTGACCGCCGCCCAGGTCGCCTCGGCGTCGCTCGGCGAGCGCGTGGAAGGCCTCAAGCGGGAGCTGGCGCAGCTGGAGGAGACGGCACGGGATCTGGAGGCGCGCCTCGCCCAGTCGCGAGACCGGCGCCAGCAGCTTGCGGGCCGGACGAGCGACCTTGAGCTGGAGCGCGAGCGTGCCGATCACCTGGCGCGCGAGGTGGCCGCAGACCGCGACCGCCAGGAGTCGGCCGAGCGGAGCGCCGTCGCCGGTCACCAGTTGCTCCTCGACGAGTTGCGGGAGGTCCAGGCCCACGTCCAGGGCGACGAGCACGAAATGGCTCGAGCGCGTGACGCGCTCCACGCCGCCGAGCTCGAGGCGACGGAAGGGCGCGTCCGACGGGAGGAGCTCGAGCAGGAAGCGCGGCGGAGCTTCGGCCTCGAGCCGGCGGTGCTGGCCCAGCAGTACGACCCTCATCTGGAGCTGGACGCGGCGCGGGGACGCCTGGCCGAGTTGGAGGCAAGGCTCGCCGCGCTTGGACCAGTCAACCTGGTGGCCGACGAAGAGTACCGGGAGCTCGAGGAGCGCCTGATCTTTCTCGGCACCGAGCACGACGATCTGATCGCCTCCATCAAAGATCTCGAGAAGGCGCTTCGGGGGATGACACGGACGGCCCACGAGCGCTTTCAGGAGGCCTTCGAGGCGATCAACCGTCACTTCGGGGAGATCTTCTCGCGTCTCTTCGAGGGTGGTCAGGCTGAGCTCCGGCTGGTTCCAGGGGAAGAAGGGGACACCGATCCTCTCGAGACCGGTGTGGATCTGATGGCCCAGCCGCGCGGTAAACGCCTCCAGTCGGTTTCGCTCCTCTCCGGCGGTGAGAAGGCGCTCACGGGGCTCGCTCTTCTCTTCGCGATCTTCTACTACCGGCCGAGCCCCTTCTGCATCCTGGACGAGGTAGATGCGCCTTTGGATGACGCGAACATCCAGCGATTCCTTCGAGTGCTTCGTGAACTCGGCCGTCAGACCCAGTTCGTTGTGATTACCCACAACCGGAAGACCATGGAGGCGGCTGACGTTCTGTACGGCATCACGATGGAAGAACCCGGACTGTCCCGCCTGG
The sequence above is a segment of the Candidatus Rokuibacteriota bacterium genome. Coding sequences within it:
- the smc gene encoding chromosome segregation protein SMC, with product MQLTTIILHGFKSFAEKTELQVLPGITAIVGPNGCGKSNISEAVRWALGEQSPKSLRGHRMEDVIFHGSASRKPLGLAEVRLVFSNDGALSVPWGEVQVSRRLYRTGESEYLLNKNLCRLRDVLDLFVGTGVNPKAYALMDQERLNHVLTSRPLERRVLIEEAAGISRYKQQRAETRGKLDAARQNLLRVKDVMDEVKRQLSSLERQARRAQQYKAIQAEKQSLAIALVAAEHAGLRARERALAERMSRLRREEEAARTKLAGLAAREATQQTRIQESEHRLADLRQAVQKIQGELERLLERREQLGVQLRELAAEDLRLQEEARLIAERGAALSAELDAKARLLAETLDEHRRRAEEVEACAARLGALQRDLQAAREQIEALRLEQLRVAGERSEITRAIGELREREHQLLRRHERLVGELAQCRGEAGELAERRDRLEAEAARARGALAAIAEERGRLESALAECEARRAEEHAILTDLRLALAAQQSSLDALERLEREREGYGEAVRLVLSGAGGASVRGVVGTVADLLDVPGGLESAVEALLGERLTWVVVERFEDAKGALAFLNQRKAGPATFLPLETLPATDGLPDPQDGLRWAARLVGSAHPKLLHYLLDRVAVVTHLAEAEALWRRNGSPATYVTLAGEVLSATGRLTGGRGARDGSGLETSLLARKRAIRDGRVALDGLEREVGQAQARAERVEAELQNLRSRLAALLESTHREEVRCLGLDQDLARAATEGERLARHLETLSAEERQVLAELQETRRARANLDAQVEAARRREEALAQASAGISQAIERLEGDERALLEMLTAAQVASASLGERVEGLKRELAQLEETARDLEARLAQSRDRRQQLAGRTSDLELERERADHLAREVAADRDRQESAERSAVAGHQLLLDELREVQAHVQGDEHEMARARDALHAAELEATEGRVRREELEQEARRSFGLEPAVLAQQYDPHLELDAARGRLAELEARLAALGPVNLVADEEYRELEERLIFLGTEHDDLIASIKDLEKALRGMTRTAHERFQEAFEAINRHFGEIFSRLFEGGQAELRLVPGEEGDTDPLETGVDLMAQPRGKRLQSVSLLSGGEKALTGLALLFAIFYYRPSPFCILDEVDAPLDDANIQRFLRVLRELGRQTQFVVITHNRKTMEAADVLYGITMEEPGLSRLVSVKLIQALA